In the genome of Cervus elaphus chromosome 5, mCerEla1.1, whole genome shotgun sequence, the window GTGTTTTCGTATACATGATCTCACTTAAGTCTTGTAGCAATTCGGGGAGTAAATGCAAGTCCAGCAGGCTGAGTGGCAAATCCCTAGACCCACACAATCAGAAATAGTGGTGGTTCCAGGACCAACCTGTGGACCCCAGGACTCTTGATCAAGTGCTTTCATTTCCCCCGGCCGATTGCTTGCTGTCCAGAAATTTGGGGAAAGTAAAAAGTACAGAGAGAAATTAGGGCAAAATTgtgatgggggggggggagcggggggAAGGATGTAAGCCAGACTGATTATAAATATTTGGCTCCTAATCAGCTTGTGAtaaaatttctcttctcttcctgcatGGACAAGAAATGGGATGTTCTGGATAATCCAGGGTTTTGCATTTTCAAAGAATGAGAACACAGTGAAATTCTCTCAACACCAAAACCGCACAGGCTGtaatttaatctttaattttgttgttgttgtcattctaGAAGACTGTTTAGTATATTTTAAAGCAGTGTGTCTTCAAGAGtggtccaagaaaaaaaaaaaaagagtggttcAAGGAAAACCTCAGCTATCAACATCACTGGATGCTTGTCTAAAAATGCCATTTTCAGAGCCCCCGTCCACCCTGTGTCTACTGAAAATTActgggtgatttttctttttaatgcacgTTCAAGTTTGGGAACCAATGCTTTGGAGCAGTGAAAGTCAAATTATGAGTATCAATTATCATTGCACTTAAGAGATGTGGCATTCTGCTTAAATGAGAGTTCTGGATAACAGATTAATGGAGCTCATTTCCTTCAAGTCTTGACTAAAACATTACCCTCCCTGTGAGGACTGTGAGTTCCTGATGTAAAATTGCTTATCACCCTCTCCCCCATGCCCCCTACCCTCATCatcccccttccttctccctggcACTTACCATTAAGTAACTGACAAATCaccaatttatttatctatttatttattgtctgatTCCTGTCTCTAGTAAGCAAGTTTCGCCAAGGTAGCTGCTAGGAATATAGCACCTAAGACAGTGTCCGGTAGGTAGCagctgttcaataaatatttgtggaacgaATGAATGTGCCAAGTTGCATCTTGGTACTTGGGTGGAATGTCATTGGCCCACTGTATTTCTcgagaggattttttttaagtataaaacaaTTTATGCTTTAATTTTCTGAGTGGTTTTTCAGGGTGTGTCATACTAGAAAGAAAGAACTGGAACCGAATCCTCTAATCTCCTAATTCTGGGGTCTGGGCCAGTTGctctaaaaatcattttttccttaATGCCGCTGAGATCTCCATTTTCCTATGAGGACCATCCATTTACAGCTGCACTGTCCTGTAAAGGCTACCCCTCGAAGGACTCCTTGCCCCTACTGTGAACAAAGTGGAATGAAGCAGTGAGACTGAGATGAACCTGCAGTGGGAGGGGACTTCTGTAAACTCACCCCACACGTGACAGGTAGTGACAAGTAGACGCTTCCTCCTCTGAGGTCCTGCACAAGGAGGATAATAAATGGATCCTCTCTCACCCGGCTTGGCCGGCTCTGCACAAATGATCCTTACCCACCTCCTACCCTCCAACAGCCAGTACCCAACAGCACTAGCACCAAAATCAATGCTCATGGGCGCTTGGGGCTCCCTCCTCCTATCTCCTCATTGGCTCCCTTTTACACACAGGAAACCTGAAATTTAGACCCAGGAATGGTTAGTTCCCTAACACCAGAGAGGCACCCTGCTGACCCCTATCCATGTCTCTTCCAGTACACACCTGATGTTCCAGTTTGTATTAAGATGGTGAGAAATACCATGTGTGggggcaccccccacccccagtctgggGGTGTCTGAGAAATTGTGGAACCAGTCAGATGATACAAACAGGAAAAAGCAAGTTTGTTTCTAGTGTCATGCACACAGGGTGGCGGGATATACCTGCTGAGTGTTCCCAGAAAGTCCCCAAGGAAACCATTAACTTGAGTCTCTCACGTTCTTCTAGCAaaggtggctggggtggggggcggggaaagTATACTGAGAGGAGGGGGATGGGCATCCTTCCAGAGGTCAGGTTTACGTTGCCCAGAGCTCCTGCACACATTAATAAAAGGTGGTTGACTTGAGGGTGGAGGTCAAGGTGAGCAAAGGGCTTGTCAGCGAGGGTTGTCACCGGGTTAGGCAGAGTGGACTGAAGGGGGGTGAGGGAAGGAGTGGAGGTGAGtttggggcggggcggggggggggtggtttcTGTGTGGCGCTgagaccgccccccccccaccccccagcgcGGATTTGGGGAGGAGCAGCTGCTTAGCCTCCTGCTTTGACCCTTTCTTGACTGGTTTCTGCCAGGGAATTGACGAGAGCCTATGGATTTGGAGAGATGGGGTAGGAGAGTGGCCTGAATCTGCCCACGATCCAGGGTAGACTAGCCGGGCTAGAGGGAGGGCGTTTAAGGGGTGGGCGAGATGGCTCCCAAGAGCCTAGGGCAATGGCACTAGAGGGTCTCAGAGACCCAGAAGATGGGGATGTGGGGAGAAAGAAGACGGGAAAGCGTTTGCCTCCATGGGGAGCCCTTTAAGTTGAGACGGACCGAGAGAAGTAACTCCAAACGCACTGGGCAGGCATCTTAGGTTCTTCCAATCCGATGGGGTGGGGTTTAGAACTctgcaaaaaaaaggggggggggcggTCATTCAAAGAGGAAGGTGCACAGCTGAGCCAACGGGCTCCTAAACTGGAAGCGGAGGGGGGGCCCTCTGGAGGCGCTGACCTTTCCCCCAGCCTCCATAGGGACTGGGCGGTGAGCCTCTGGGACCTGCTTTCCCGAATCTAGACAGAAGTTCGAGTAGGGCTGACCAGAGTTAGCCGGGGAGTGAGGCAAACGGTGGCGATTCCTCACattggggaggtgggggcagtgggCAACCGGCAAACCGAGAACCCGAGCTCGCAGCAGGAGGGTTTCCTCAAAAAGACTATAGAGTCCAAGGCTGTGCAtggaaggggctgggggtgggggggcccgaGAGGGAGTCTCAGAAAGGGTCGAGGGAAACTAACACGGTTTCTACTGGGGTGCTCATGGAGGCTCCCCGCTCGGGACGCGAGGCACCGAGAGGGTTCCCCGAACTGGACTTgcgggagggtggggggggggcggtaggGGACACCGGGAGTGGACCGAGGGCCGCCGAGAGGGGAACTCTAAATTAGGTTTAGCGGAAATTGGGGGCTCGGAGGGCGATTCTCGCTCCGTCAGGGGGAATGGAGGGATCCTCACCAGCTGGAACGTGAGGGCATTGGGGGGCTATCTCCCACCCGACCCAGGGAGATTGGGGATTTCTTAGATTCTAGATAGAGGGGAACTGAGAGAGAGGACtagggatgggggggggggggtccccgaTCCGGAACCGAGCTACCTTGAAGGCACCGGGAAGCGCTTCATTCCGGGAGGGCGTTCCCGCGGCCCGGCCCCTGTgccggggtgggtggggggtgcggCCGCGCCCAGGTCCCGGCCCGCCTCGGGATTCGAGGGGGTCTCTCTTGCCCTCGGGGACCCGGGAGCCCGGCGGGAGCGGGGTCCGGGCGCCGCCGCCTCCGCGAGCGCCCGGGCGGGCGGGCTGGCGAGCGCTGGGCTTTATGCTCGCAGGGCGGCGGGGGGAGGAGCCGGCAGGTCGGCCCCCGGCGGGCCCTCCCCTCGGCcgtccccgcccgcccgcccgagCGGGGTCGGGGGAGGGGGCAGCATGGCCTGTCCGTCCGGCCCCCTTCGCCGCGCTCCTCATCTGCCCCGCGCCGagcgctgccgccgccgccgccgccgccgctccgcTGCCCGCGCCGCCCGCGGCTCCCGATGGAGACTGACGCGCCCCAGCCCGGCCTCGCCTCCCCGGACTCGCCGCACGACCCCTGGTACgtcccggcccggcccggcccggcctcgCTGGCCCgcgcccgccccggccccgccaaCATGGCCGATCCGGGTCGGGCCGGGCCTCCCCGGGGCCCGGGCCCGCGCCCCCTGCGCCCGGGCGCCCGGCGCTCACGCGGGCCCTTTGTGTCTCTCCTCCTCCGCAGCAAGATGTTCATCGGGGGACTCAGTTGGCAGACTACGCAGGGTGAGCGAGCCCGGGAGCGCCCGCCGGCCCGGCGGGGCACCCGGGACCCCCTGGCGCCCCGGAACCGGACACCCCAGCCCGGCCCTGCGCCCCGCTGACCCCGGGCGCCCCTGCGCCGTTTCGCGCCCCGCCCGGGGACCCCGAGAGCGCAGGGCGATCGGCAAGCGCGCACGGCCCAGCgggtggaggggaggagatgAGGGGTTCAGGGGGcatcgggggtggggggtgggctgggCCCCGGGGACCCGCCGGCGGCAGCGCCAACTCCGCTCGCACCTGCGGCTCAAACTTTTGTGAGGCGGCTCCCGGAGCGGCGGGAACCCGGCCGGAGCCGTCCCCCCTCCAGCCCTGCTCGGCCCTCGGCTTCCTGGGGCCCCCGTGGGCGCCAGGAGGCTCCAGGGGAGTCGGGTGAagaccaggggtggggggggaagcGCTGGAGAGCGTGCAGGCTGCCGGGCGCGGGGGCGGCCGGGCCGCGCCGGGGTCACTGGGGGCAAAGGACGGGGGAAGGGGGGAAGGGCGCAGGGGCGCGGGCTGGTCCGAAGGCGGGTGTGTGGTTACAGAAGGGCTGCGCGAATACTTCGGCCAGTTCGGGGAGGTGAAGGAGTGTCTGGTGATGCGGGACCCCCTGACCAAGAGATCCAGGTGAGCCCCTCACCCCCTCCTCCGGCTCCCGGCTCGCCCCGCTTCGCCGCCACTCTCTGCCTTGTAACCATCTGCCTCTCCCTCACTCCGGCGCGCAGGGGTTTCGGCTTCGTCACTTTCATGGACCAGGCGGGGGTGGATAAAGTCCTGGCGCAGTCACGGCACGAGCTCGACTCCAAAACCGTGAGTGGCCCTCGGGGCTTCGGGGGTCTTTTGGGAGAGGGAGGTCGCTGGAGGAGAGGGGGCAGGACtgtccaggggtgggggtggggggacagttGGATGGGATCCCGGGAGAAAGGAGGGAGTTTGCGGAGTAGGAGGGCTGCCACGCTCTGAAACTTTGTCAGTCGAGTTGAGGGGAGACGGAGCTGCAAAATCCCAAGCCTGCTAAGCGATGTtacatccccaccccaccccagtccctcCAGGACCGGCGAGGGAAGATGAGGCTGCCACCCCCTCCCTGCACATACTAATCTTGATGCCTCAGAGAGGAGCTTGGGGTGGGGCTAGGTCCCTCCCCTAGCCCAAATGGGGTGAGTCAGGGCTGCAGTGACCCACCCGTGGCTTCTCTGAACTCTAACTAGTACTTGGCTCcccccctcaccaccaccccatTCCAGACCAATGGCAAAGCATCATTGAatcccccctcctctccctccctcccctgactTTTGGTCAATGAGCTCCTGGCTTTGTGTGGAAGATGTGAACCTGCTTTGCCCGTGGAGGAATTTATGAGGAGGGCCCTAGCTTGCCTGGAAACAACTCTTGCCGGCTAGGTCTGGGGAGAAGCCGCTGGCTGGGCATTCAGACTCTGGGAACATTTTGCTGCTGTCCCACCGCTCCCCAGTGTCTTGGGCCCTGCAGGGGGCGCTGGCCCAGGCCCCGGCTCAAGGGGAGACGGGAGAGGAGAAAACGAGGAAGGGCTCCTCTGTGATGGGGTGACCGTCTGCCAGGGACAGTGCGATCTCTCTCCACACTCCCCCACTCTCCTCCAGCGCTGGGCCTCCCTGCTTGGGTCAGTCACTGGCTCCTGCTTACCTGCAACAATAGCTGGTTGTGCCCAAGAATTTGTTAAACTACCGCCTGTCCCCAGCTCCTGTTATCTCTGCCCAGTGGCTCCCACTCTTGCCCGTGGTTATGAGCCAATGAGGCCAGGCCTCAACTTTGCCGGCCCTGAAAGGATCTTCTTGGCGCAGACTGAGTGACCCAAGCTGGGAATGGAGAGACAGTGGCCTATTGTTTTTGGTGATTATCTGCCATCAAGCTGCCTGTTCTCCTACCATCCCCTGTCCTCAGAATGCACTGATGGCTTCTGCAGCACTCAGGAAGCCGAGATGTTGGGACTGGGGTTGgagctggggggcaggggcaTGGAAGATGgataagaggaagagagaagggagaaaggagcAAGAGATAGGCATCCTTCTGAGATGCGGGACTCTGAAAAGGGCAGGGGCTTTGTGTTTGGCATTCTCCAGCCtgggaaaggggtgggggtggaagggaggcttaTTGTGGGGAGTCTATTTTGGGTTCTGACTTTCACCTTTTATTTACTTGTTGGGTTTTATGTTGCCAGCTGTGAGTCAGAATGGAGGTAGGGTGTGTCAGCGATTGGTTGTGCGTGGGTCTGCGGGCCATGGCTTAAGTACCATCTCCCCATCAGTGTCTGTGCAGGGGGACTGTCAGAGGTGTGTTCTGGTGGCCTCCAGGAGAAACAGAAGGACGAACATGTGCATTGAGATACAAAATCATACCTCGGTGGGCAGCTGTAATTATCCCTGGAGCCCCATGGGatttggggagagaggaggcatTGCCCAGTGTGGAGTTTggagtttccttctctgtgggtAGATTCCAGTGGGGGAAACAGGAGGGCTGTTCCCTGGTTTGTGCCATTCAGGCAGTGAAGAGCCAGAGTCTGTTGCCTAGAACTAGGCTGAGTTTTGAACGGAAGGAACTGTGGGGAAAGACAGATGTCCCCTGCGATTGGCTAGTGAACTTCTGAGTGGTGTCCACCCACGTGAGTGGCAAGAAACTCTGAAATGACTGGGCCTCAGAGGTCCTGTGTTGATCACAGTATCTCGAGCTCTGACTTTTTGATGTTTGTTAATACGAATATAGTACCTGGGAGTACCCAGGTGCATCTTGCTTTTTCCCCTTTGGTTGTTCACGGCCAAGGGCAAAGGTGGCCCACTGGTAATAGCACCTTTGTTTGTGCAAAGAAGGGCAGTTCACAAAGAAACGCTTTCACCTGCGTTATCTCATTTGATTCCATGCAGCTGCCTCT includes:
- the CD24 gene encoding signal transducer CD24; its protein translation is MRSAAKGAGRTGHAAPSPDPARAGGRGRPRGGPAGGRPAGSSPRRPASIKPSARQPARPGARGGGGARTPLPPGSRVPEGKRDPLESRGGPGPGRGRTPHPPRHRGRAAGTPSRNEALPGAFKSSKPHPIGLEEPKMPAQCVWSYFSRSSGQRKPDLWKDAHPPPLSILSPPPTPATFARRT